In Fervidobacterium nodosum Rt17-B1, one genomic interval encodes:
- the secF gene encoding protein translocase subunit SecF, translating to MKIDFVGKRYFFMALSAVLIIVSIISFFTKGFNLGLEFIGGSEIVVKASKDMTVADVRQKISSLGQEFTNARILEVHALGQETDKTFSIVVAPKDEKGQLRVYTADEKAEISKKIENLLNAKVASFNEISGDAANEIKNLTWKAIVFTLLGILVYVALRFKFSFGVGAILALIHDVIITMGFYSIFGIEMNIAAIAALLTLVGYSVNDTIIVFDRIREFGKKFRGKDIATIVNDSINSVLVRTINTSLTTFFTVLMLLLFSTGGIKSFAFGMTIGVVVGTYSSIFIASPVVIKWVKSV from the coding sequence ATGAAAATCGATTTTGTTGGTAAACGATACTTCTTTATGGCATTATCAGCTGTCCTTATAATTGTTTCAATAATAAGTTTTTTCACCAAGGGATTTAATCTTGGTTTAGAATTTATCGGTGGAAGCGAAATAGTTGTTAAAGCATCAAAAGATATGACTGTCGCAGACGTAAGACAAAAGATTTCCTCACTTGGTCAAGAATTTACAAATGCAAGGATACTTGAAGTTCATGCATTGGGTCAAGAAACAGATAAAACATTTTCAATAGTTGTTGCCCCAAAAGACGAAAAAGGACAATTGAGAGTTTACACAGCGGACGAAAAAGCGGAGATTTCGAAAAAGATAGAAAACTTACTTAATGCAAAAGTTGCGTCTTTCAATGAAATTAGTGGTGATGCAGCGAATGAAATAAAAAATCTTACATGGAAGGCTATAGTATTTACTCTACTTGGTATACTTGTTTACGTTGCTCTTAGATTCAAATTTTCATTTGGTGTTGGTGCAATATTAGCACTCATACACGATGTTATAATAACAATGGGATTTTATTCTATATTCGGGATTGAAATGAACATCGCAGCTATTGCAGCGTTACTAACCCTTGTCGGTTACTCTGTTAATGACACTATTATCGTATTCGATAGAATAAGAGAATTTGGAAAGAAATTCAGAGGTAAAGACATAGCGACAATTGTAAACGATAGTATAAATTCTGTCTTAGTAAGAACTATAAACACATCGTTAACAACCTTCTTTACGGTTTTAATGCTCTTGCTATTTTCAACAGGTGGAATCAAATCGTTTGCTTTTGGAATGACTATAGGTGTTGTTGTAGGTACATACTCGTCAATATTCATAGCATCCCCAGTAGTAATTAAGTGGGTCAAATCGGTATAA
- a CDS encoding sodium-translocating pyrophosphatase encodes MILLFSSIAIGTVLIIYLTLSVLDKSPGNEKTERISNIIQKGARSFLFQEYTVFFPIVIVLALLFTFTTGYKQALSFIIGSVFSVLAGFFGMMIATKSNARTAWGATKGVGEALDIAFSGGAVMGLTVSVLGLLGLSIVYLTFGLQAVSYYSLGASFVALFARVGGGIYTKAADVGADIVGKVESNLPEDDPRNPAVIADNVGDNVGDVAGMGADLYESYVGSIFSGIALGYILFGDKGILNTLYIVGFGLIASILAIILVKVLSKMNTEPALALRSGTIASSVVFLIFSLAYAIIEKNLNLFWVVLIGNIVGVAIGLITEWYTSGKKVEKLAHSAMMGPANVIISGTALGMESTAVITIIIAVGTLLAYKIAGLYGIAMAGVGMLATLAMNLSVDAYGPIADNAGGVAEMSGLDKSVRAITDKLDALGNTTAAMGKGFAIGSAALTAIALFANFGSTAHVQEINLQDPKMFIGALIGAMLTFFFSALTMNAVGDAANDMVEEIRRQIKEIPGILSGTSEPDYQSCIKIATKGALKRMVLPAILAILAPIILMVGLGVQAVAGLLIGSTVTGVALAIFMANSGGAWDNAKKYVEEGHLGGKGSFTHKATVVGDTVGDPYKDTAGPSLNILIKLMAITSIVFYSIVGRWL; translated from the coding sequence TTGATACTACTATTTTCCTCGATAGCTATAGGTACTGTACTGATTATCTATCTAACGTTATCAGTACTTGACAAAAGTCCAGGAAACGAAAAAACAGAGAGGATTTCAAACATAATCCAAAAAGGTGCACGCTCGTTCTTGTTCCAGGAGTACACCGTATTTTTTCCAATAGTCATAGTTTTAGCTCTTTTATTTACATTCACTACAGGATATAAACAAGCGCTTTCGTTTATTATTGGTTCAGTTTTTTCGGTTTTAGCAGGCTTTTTTGGTATGATGATAGCTACTAAATCTAACGCGCGTACCGCATGGGGTGCGACAAAAGGTGTTGGTGAAGCATTAGATATAGCATTTTCTGGTGGAGCAGTTATGGGGCTAACCGTTTCCGTCTTAGGTCTTCTTGGTTTAAGCATAGTTTATCTAACATTTGGACTCCAAGCAGTCAGTTATTATTCACTTGGTGCATCATTTGTGGCTTTATTTGCGAGAGTTGGTGGAGGTATATACACAAAAGCAGCGGATGTTGGTGCGGATATCGTGGGAAAAGTTGAATCAAATTTACCAGAAGATGACCCAAGAAACCCTGCGGTTATAGCCGACAATGTCGGAGATAACGTTGGTGACGTTGCAGGAATGGGTGCGGACCTTTACGAATCTTACGTTGGTTCGATATTTTCAGGAATAGCACTTGGTTATATTTTATTTGGAGATAAAGGAATCTTAAACACACTTTACATAGTAGGTTTTGGTTTAATTGCATCGATACTTGCGATCATCTTAGTTAAGGTTCTTTCAAAAATGAATACAGAACCTGCCTTGGCATTGAGAAGTGGCACAATTGCGTCAAGTGTTGTGTTTTTAATATTTTCCTTGGCATATGCAATTATAGAGAAAAACTTAAATCTCTTCTGGGTAGTTCTCATCGGTAACATCGTCGGAGTAGCTATAGGCCTTATCACCGAATGGTACACTTCTGGAAAGAAAGTCGAAAAATTGGCGCACTCTGCTATGATGGGACCAGCGAACGTTATCATCAGCGGTACGGCCCTTGGAATGGAATCAACAGCGGTAATAACGATAATTATTGCTGTAGGAACGTTATTAGCTTACAAAATTGCAGGGCTTTATGGCATAGCCATGGCAGGCGTTGGTATGTTGGCAACACTTGCTATGAACCTTTCCGTTGATGCGTACGGTCCTATAGCGGATAACGCAGGTGGAGTTGCGGAAATGTCAGGTTTAGATAAAAGTGTCAGAGCAATTACTGATAAATTAGATGCTCTTGGAAACACAACCGCGGCAATGGGTAAAGGTTTTGCGATAGGTTCAGCGGCCCTCACAGCTATAGCATTATTTGCGAATTTTGGTTCAACTGCTCACGTTCAAGAAATAAATCTTCAAGATCCTAAAATGTTCATTGGAGCACTTATTGGTGCGATGCTGACATTCTTCTTCTCAGCACTTACAATGAACGCTGTTGGTGATGCGGCAAACGATATGGTTGAAGAAATCAGAAGACAAATAAAAGAGATACCGGGCATACTTTCTGGTACGAGCGAGCCAGATTATCAAAGTTGTATAAAAATAGCAACGAAAGGTGCCTTGAAACGAATGGTACTTCCGGCAATCTTAGCCATTCTCGCACCAATTATTCTTATGGTAGGTCTTGGGGTTCAAGCAGTCGCAGGTTTACTTATCGGTTCAACAGTGACAGGTGTCGCACTTGCGATATTCATGGCGAATTCAGGAGGAGCATGGGACAATGCCAAGAAATATGTTGAAGAAGGGCACCTAGGTGGTAAAGGCTCGTTTACACACAAAGCAACTGTTGTTGGTGACACAGTTGGTGACCCTTACAAAGACACAGCTGGTCCGTCTCTCAATATTCTTATTAAATTAATGGCAATAACATCGATAGTATTTTACTCAATAGTGGGGAGGTGGCTATAA
- a CDS encoding 6-phosphofructokinase yields the protein MRRIGILSVGNDCPGLNAAIRSVVVNAIEKEIEVMGIKDGFEGLLKDKVDILVRDDVSGILHRGGTILGTSLFIPEKDEDLVTIKNKTTQYGISGYIIFGGRNAVKSALNLQKYGIPSIIVPATIDNDLSFTDFSIGFITALEHVTQALDIIHSTAESHHRVMIVKTMGAPGGWLATFGGLAGGADFVVTSSDAVDPKELVTTIQHRYESGKRFSIVVVEDGVKLPDEILDECKCSYETDPAEVIGLYIERKLNIEWRYTNLGYIQRGGVPAAIDRIIATQMSARAVELVKMGKFYHAVGVKGFIVTEVPYSETMLNVRPVDYYIKQLAKIFY from the coding sequence ATGAGGAGAATAGGTATACTCTCAGTAGGTAACGACTGTCCAGGTTTAAATGCTGCGATAAGGTCAGTTGTAGTAAATGCAATTGAAAAAGAGATAGAGGTAATGGGAATAAAAGATGGTTTTGAAGGGTTACTTAAAGATAAAGTGGATATACTAGTTAGAGACGACGTTTCTGGTATACTCCACAGAGGTGGAACGATACTTGGGACTTCGCTATTTATCCCAGAAAAAGACGAAGATTTAGTAACTATAAAAAACAAAACAACTCAATATGGCATATCAGGATACATTATTTTTGGAGGAAGAAACGCGGTTAAAAGTGCTTTGAACTTGCAAAAGTACGGAATACCAAGCATAATAGTTCCAGCAACGATAGACAATGATTTATCGTTTACCGACTTCTCAATAGGTTTCATCACAGCACTTGAGCATGTGACTCAAGCACTTGATATTATCCACTCAACAGCTGAATCACACCACCGTGTAATGATAGTAAAGACAATGGGAGCACCGGGTGGATGGCTTGCGACATTTGGAGGACTCGCAGGTGGAGCCGATTTTGTTGTAACAAGTTCTGATGCTGTAGATCCAAAAGAACTTGTCACAACAATTCAACACAGATACGAAAGCGGAAAAAGATTCTCGATCGTAGTTGTTGAAGATGGAGTAAAACTACCAGATGAAATATTAGATGAATGCAAATGCTCATATGAAACAGACCCAGCTGAAGTTATAGGACTTTACATAGAAAGAAAATTAAACATCGAATGGCGTTACACAAACCTTGGCTATATCCAAAGGGGAGGCGTGCCAGCTGCAATTGATAGAATTATTGCAACGCAGATGAGTGCTCGTGCTGTCGAACTAGTAAAAATGGGTAAATTCTACCATGCGGTTGGAGTTAAAGGATTCATAGTTACAGAAGTACCTTACAGCGAAACAATGCTTAACGTGAGACCTGTAGATTACTACATTAAGCAATTGGCGAAAATTTTCTACTGA